Proteins from one Faecalibacterium sp. I3-3-33 genomic window:
- a CDS encoding glycoside hydrolase family 2 protein translates to MSKTILLNQSDWHFTKENPGIPAAVMGEAVTLPHTWNAVDGQDGGNDYYRGTCWYTLALAKPAIPAGGKAVLQLDGAAMTAAVYLNGEKLAEHKGGYSTFRVDLTDHLKEENLLAISVDNRDNDTVYPQKADFTFYGGIYRDVTLHIVPAEHFALPANGAPALKVTPIVTDLAAKTAEVTVEAAVVGAQNVTFALEGQTLTAPVEKGTAKVVFTLNNAHLWDGVDDPFLYTVSAKLDNGEETSARFGCRKFEIDPQKGFILNGREYPLRGVSRHQDRKGVGYALTNEMMEEDISIILEMGANTIRLAHYQHAQYFYDLCDEKGLVIWAEIPYITMHMTNGRANTLTQMEELIVQNYNHPCIAVWGLSNEITAASAVNEDLLENHRLLNELAHKLDPTRKTTMANVFMLETTSPILEIPDVNSYNLYFGWYLGELEQNDEFFDKYHADYPDRCIGFSEYGADANPQYQSSHPEKGDYTESYQCVYHEHIAKMIAARPWLWATHVWNMFDFAADGRDEGGKHGENQKGLVTFDRKLKKDPFYLYKAYWSKEPFVHLCGSRYVDRAEDVTEIKVYSNLPEVSLYKDGQLVETRKGDKVFTFQLPITGKHSIEARSGEHSSVILVNKVDAPNPDYAMDNRKNVTNWFDGELDESCWSVKDNMAAATADPKVGPILKQISDKAAAARGDVAAAVKDNPALVAMMERAMRRMTIESMLMQAGASEEDIKQLNRVLQGISKE, encoded by the coding sequence ATGAGCAAGACCATCCTGTTGAATCAGAGCGACTGGCATTTTACCAAGGAGAACCCCGGCATCCCCGCCGCCGTTATGGGCGAGGCCGTCACCCTGCCCCACACATGGAACGCCGTGGACGGTCAGGACGGCGGCAACGATTACTATCGCGGCACCTGCTGGTATACGCTGGCTCTGGCAAAGCCCGCCATCCCGGCAGGCGGCAAGGCTGTTTTACAGCTGGACGGCGCAGCCATGACCGCCGCCGTCTACCTGAACGGTGAAAAGCTGGCCGAGCACAAGGGCGGCTACTCCACCTTCCGGGTAGACCTGACCGACCACCTCAAAGAGGAAAATCTGCTGGCCATTTCCGTGGACAACCGCGACAACGACACCGTGTATCCCCAGAAAGCCGATTTTACCTTCTACGGCGGCATTTACCGGGATGTGACCCTGCATATCGTCCCGGCAGAACACTTTGCCCTGCCCGCTAATGGCGCACCGGCACTGAAGGTGACCCCCATCGTCACCGACCTTGCTGCCAAGACCGCCGAGGTCACCGTGGAAGCCGCCGTGGTGGGCGCACAGAACGTGACCTTTGCACTGGAGGGTCAGACCCTCACCGCCCCGGTGGAAAAGGGCACCGCAAAGGTTGTTTTCACGCTGAACAACGCCCATCTGTGGGATGGCGTGGACGACCCCTTCCTCTACACCGTATCTGCCAAGCTGGACAATGGCGAGGAGACCTCCGCCCGGTTCGGCTGCCGCAAGTTTGAGATCGACCCCCAGAAGGGCTTTATCCTGAATGGCCGGGAATATCCGCTGCGCGGTGTTTCCCGCCACCAGGACCGTAAGGGTGTGGGCTATGCCCTGACCAACGAAATGATGGAGGAGGATATCTCCATCATTCTGGAAATGGGCGCCAACACCATCCGGCTGGCACACTATCAGCACGCACAGTATTTCTACGACCTGTGTGATGAAAAGGGTCTTGTCATCTGGGCAGAGATCCCCTACATCACCATGCACATGACCAACGGCCGTGCCAACACCCTGACCCAGATGGAAGAGCTGATCGTCCAGAACTACAACCACCCCTGCATTGCCGTGTGGGGCTTGTCCAACGAGATCACCGCTGCTTCTGCTGTCAACGAGGATCTGCTGGAAAACCACCGTCTGCTGAACGAGCTGGCGCACAAGCTGGACCCCACCCGCAAGACCACCATGGCAAACGTGTTTATGCTGGAGACCACCAGTCCCATTCTGGAAATTCCCGATGTGAACAGCTACAACCTCTACTTCGGCTGGTATCTGGGCGAATTGGAGCAGAACGACGAGTTCTTTGACAAGTACCACGCCGATTACCCTGACCGCTGCATCGGCTTTTCGGAGTACGGCGCAGATGCCAACCCCCAGTACCAGAGCAGCCACCCGGAAAAGGGCGACTACACCGAGAGCTACCAGTGCGTTTACCATGAGCATATCGCAAAGATGATCGCCGCTCGTCCGTGGCTGTGGGCGACCCATGTGTGGAATATGTTTGATTTTGCCGCCGATGGCCGTGATGAGGGCGGCAAGCATGGCGAGAACCAGAAGGGACTTGTCACCTTTGACCGCAAGCTCAAAAAAGACCCCTTCTATCTCTACAAGGCCTACTGGAGCAAGGAACCGTTCGTGCACCTGTGCGGCAGCCGCTATGTAGACCGCGCCGAGGATGTGACTGAGATCAAGGTCTACTCCAATCTGCCGGAGGTCTCGCTGTACAAGGACGGTCAGCTGGTGGAGACCCGTAAGGGCGACAAGGTGTTCACCTTCCAGCTGCCCATCACCGGCAAGCACAGCATTGAGGCACGCTCCGGTGAGCACAGCAGCGTGATCTTGGTGAACAAGGTGGACGCCCCCAACCCGGATTACGCCATGGACAACCGCAAGAACGTGACCAACTGGTTTGACGGCGAGCTGGACGAAAGCTGCTGGTCGGTCAAGGACAACATGGCTGCCGCCACGGCAGACCCGAAAGTTGGTCCCATCCTGAAGCAGATCTCTGATAAAGCCGCCGCTGCCCGCGGAGATGTTGCCGCCGCCGTGAAGGACAACCCGGCTCTGGTGGCGATGATGGAGCGTGCTATGCGGCGGATGACCATTGAATCCATGCTGATGCAGGCCGGCGCTTCGGAAGAGGACATCAAGCAGCTGAACCGTGTATTGCAGGGCATTTCCAAGGAGTGA
- a CDS encoding MATE family efflux transporter, with the protein MKNEALFRTGSVWKSIISMAVPSIIIILVMVLYNMADMFFVGCLGDTAQVAAVSVVGPVFSILSAVATMLGAGSSAIIARCFGAGEIEQGKTCSSLCFWSCFFLGVLVSIGLLVGRVPLLGVLGSNAEFFPYAERYLQVLALGAPLFILSNSMAMLVRAEGAVKEGLIGNLLGTLVNCIFDPLFILVLNFGVSGAAAASVLGNLVATGCYLRYIVKHGTVLTIDLRPALKKPQMLGEMLAIGLPNGISSLLAGFASSFSNRLLVTHGTAAVAAMAAAGKTTMIISMIAMAICMGCQPLLAYSYGAGDTKRLKQLLKDLILLTVVFGVLAGAASFAGRNALIGMFIKEEGAFRLGTQLVIYLVLGSPVIGLTYLATSLLQSVGRASGAVVLSLLRQGLLLIPLLYLMNALCGVQGIAAAHLMADVGAAVISAGILLHWLRASVEKTAEV; encoded by the coding sequence ATGAAAAACGAAGCACTTTTCCGTACCGGCTCTGTCTGGAAATCCATCATTTCCATGGCGGTGCCCTCCATTATCATTATCCTTGTCATGGTGCTGTACAACATGGCGGATATGTTTTTTGTGGGCTGTCTGGGCGATACCGCACAGGTGGCGGCGGTCTCCGTTGTGGGGCCGGTGTTTTCGATCCTTTCGGCAGTAGCGACCATGCTTGGCGCAGGCAGCAGCGCCATCATTGCACGCTGCTTTGGCGCCGGCGAGATCGAGCAGGGCAAGACTTGCTCCTCGCTCTGCTTCTGGAGCTGCTTTTTTCTGGGCGTTCTGGTCAGCATAGGTCTGCTGGTGGGTAGAGTGCCACTTCTGGGGGTGTTGGGCTCAAATGCAGAATTTTTTCCCTATGCAGAGCGGTATCTTCAGGTCCTTGCACTGGGTGCGCCGCTTTTTATCCTGTCCAACAGCATGGCGATGCTGGTGCGTGCAGAGGGCGCAGTAAAAGAAGGCTTGATCGGCAATCTTCTGGGCACGCTGGTCAACTGCATTTTTGACCCGCTGTTCATTCTGGTGCTGAACTTCGGCGTCAGCGGTGCGGCTGCTGCCAGTGTGCTGGGCAATCTTGTGGCAACGGGCTGCTATCTGCGCTACATCGTCAAACACGGCACGGTGCTGACCATTGATCTCCGTCCTGCCCTGAAAAAACCGCAGATGCTGGGGGAGATGCTGGCCATTGGTCTGCCCAACGGGATCAGCAGCCTGCTGGCAGGGTTTGCCTCCTCCTTCAGCAACCGGCTGCTGGTGACCCACGGCACGGCGGCGGTCGCAGCCATGGCGGCAGCGGGCAAGACGACCATGATCATCAGTATGATCGCCATGGCGATCTGCATGGGGTGCCAGCCGCTTCTGGCGTACAGCTACGGCGCAGGCGACACGAAGCGCCTGAAGCAGCTTTTGAAAGATCTGATCCTGCTGACCGTTGTTTTTGGTGTTCTTGCCGGGGCGGCCAGCTTTGCCGGACGCAATGCCCTGATCGGGATGTTCATCAAGGAAGAAGGGGCATTCCGTCTGGGGACGCAGCTGGTGATCTATCTGGTGCTGGGCAGCCCGGTGATCGGTCTGACCTATCTGGCAACCAGCCTGCTGCAATCCGTGGGCAGGGCAAGTGGTGCGGTGGTGCTCTCTCTTTTGCGGCAGGGGCTGCTGCTGATCCCGCTGCTGTACCTGATGAATGCGCTTTGCGGGGTGCAGGGCATTGCGGCGGCGCACCTGATGGCAGACGTGGGCGCTGCGGTCATCTCCGCAGGCATCCTGCTGCACTGGCTCCGGGCATCGGTAGAAAAAACGGCAGAAGTATGA
- a CDS encoding glycoside hydrolase family 1 protein, whose translation MQKFEKGFFIGAATAAHQVEGNNTNSDYWAQEQLPHSSFTEPSGIACDHYQRYEEDIKLLADAGLNAYRFSIEWARVEPEEGKFDPEAIEHYRKVIACCKAHGVEPIVTLLHFTSPKWLICKGGWETESTVEDFKRYVTYVMEQLGSELRYVCTINEANMGLQLAAISKRFRLMAEQAAQNAASAGKSAEGTVQVGMNFQKMMENMKYAAMENAQVFGTPQPRIFVSERTPEGDLLVMRAHAAARDAIKALCPQVKVGLTLSLHDLQAQPGGEAFAEAAWQEEFTHYLPYIKDDDFLGVQNYTRTLYGPQGQLPAPEGAELTQMDYEVYPQALEHVIRKVAEEFKGDLIVTENGIATADDTRRVAFIRQALDGVQHCIADGIPVKGYFHWSLMDNFEWQKGYAMQFGLIAVNRETMERTAKPSLGVLGSYAER comes from the coding sequence ATGCAGAAATTTGAAAAAGGCTTTTTCATCGGTGCTGCAACAGCAGCCCATCAGGTAGAAGGCAACAATACGAATAGTGACTACTGGGCACAGGAACAGCTGCCCCATTCCAGCTTTACGGAGCCCAGCGGCATTGCCTGTGACCATTATCAACGGTACGAAGAAGATATCAAGCTCTTGGCTGATGCCGGGCTGAATGCCTACCGCTTTTCTATCGAGTGGGCACGGGTAGAGCCGGAGGAAGGAAAGTTCGATCCGGAAGCTATCGAGCATTACCGCAAGGTGATCGCCTGCTGCAAAGCGCATGGCGTAGAACCCATCGTGACGCTGCTGCACTTCACCAGCCCGAAATGGCTTATCTGCAAGGGCGGCTGGGAAACCGAAAGCACCGTAGAGGATTTTAAACGTTATGTGACCTATGTGATGGAACAGCTGGGCAGCGAGCTGCGCTATGTCTGCACCATCAACGAGGCCAATATGGGCTTGCAGCTGGCCGCGATCTCCAAGCGGTTCCGTCTGATGGCAGAACAGGCTGCCCAAAATGCCGCATCGGCCGGAAAGTCTGCCGAGGGTACGGTGCAGGTGGGCATGAACTTCCAGAAGATGATGGAAAACATGAAGTATGCCGCCATGGAGAATGCACAGGTGTTCGGCACACCCCAGCCGCGGATCTTTGTCAGCGAGCGCACCCCGGAAGGTGATCTGCTGGTGATGCGTGCCCATGCAGCCGCACGGGATGCCATCAAAGCCCTCTGCCCGCAGGTCAAGGTGGGCCTGACCCTCTCGCTGCACGACTTGCAGGCACAGCCCGGCGGCGAAGCCTTTGCCGAGGCCGCATGGCAGGAGGAGTTCACCCATTATCTGCCTTATATCAAAGACGATGATTTTCTGGGTGTGCAGAACTATACCCGCACCCTTTACGGCCCGCAGGGGCAGCTGCCGGCACCGGAGGGCGCAGAACTGACCCAGATGGACTACGAGGTCTATCCGCAGGCACTGGAACACGTCATTCGCAAGGTGGCAGAGGAATTCAAGGGTGACCTGATCGTGACCGAAAACGGCATTGCCACCGCCGATGATACCCGCCGTGTGGCGTTTATCCGGCAGGCGCTGGATGGCGTGCAGCACTGCATCGCCGACGGCATCCCGGTGAAGGGCTACTTCCATTGGAGCCTGATGGATAACTTTGAGTGGCAGAAGGGCTATGCCATGCAGTTTGGACTGATCGCCGTGAACCGCGAAACGATGGAGCGGACCGCAAAGCCCAGCCTTGGGGTGCTGGGTAGTTACGCAGAAAGATAA
- a CDS encoding MFS transporter: MFQKKPSASEVDGVQYRRAKLWQIICYACNAFVGMSIYSLIGMASYSASIGYGITTAAVGLILMLARILDGFTDPMLAFIYDRVNTRFGKLRILLISGYLIEAVGLLCMFNLCSSKGFGLPVFVLTYIIYIIGYTVTNMTAQTLPAIMTNDPRQRPTIGVWSTALNYFVPMGMSMLIYTVILPKCGGTFNQDFLSTVCTIVLIIAGIGTLVVCAGISAYDKPENFEGTNKKHEPLKTADILEVLKHNKPLQCYIASNASDKLAQQVGSQAIINTMLNGILIGNMGLATTLGVISMVPSIFFAAFGAKYVGKNGSKKGIVTWTCVSMAIASVLFLFFIFTDTHQIGVIGSWNMIVYVLLTLLQNGSMMCITTSNTSYMADTIDYELDRSGRYIPAVVSGTYSLVDKLITSVAAVIATGAVALLGYTTTMPQPTDPYTSGIFWMTLAIKFGLPMLGWAITLIAMLGCPLTKEEMVNVQKRIADKKEALRHEVIAEQMQ; this comes from the coding sequence ATGTTCCAAAAGAAACCCAGTGCCAGTGAAGTAGACGGCGTCCAGTACCGCCGTGCAAAGCTCTGGCAGATCATCTGTTACGCCTGCAACGCTTTTGTGGGCATGAGCATCTATTCCCTGATCGGTATGGCCAGTTATTCTGCCAGCATCGGCTACGGCATCACCACTGCAGCCGTGGGCCTCATCCTGATGCTGGCCCGCATTCTGGACGGCTTTACCGACCCGATGCTGGCGTTCATCTACGACCGCGTCAACACCCGTTTCGGCAAGCTGCGTATTCTTCTGATCAGCGGCTACCTGATCGAGGCTGTCGGCCTGCTGTGTATGTTCAACCTGTGCTCCAGCAAAGGCTTCGGCTTGCCGGTGTTCGTTTTGACCTACATTATTTACATTATCGGCTATACCGTCACCAACATGACCGCCCAGACCCTGCCGGCTATTATGACCAACGATCCCCGCCAGCGTCCCACCATCGGTGTCTGGAGCACTGCGCTGAACTACTTCGTGCCCATGGGCATGAGTATGCTGATCTACACCGTCATCCTGCCCAAGTGCGGCGGCACCTTTAATCAGGACTTCCTCAGCACGGTCTGCACCATCGTGCTGATCATTGCCGGCATCGGCACCCTGGTCGTCTGCGCCGGCATCTCCGCCTACGATAAGCCCGAAAACTTCGAGGGCACCAACAAAAAACACGAGCCGCTGAAAACTGCGGATATTCTTGAGGTGCTCAAGCACAACAAGCCCCTGCAGTGCTACATCGCCTCCAACGCTTCCGATAAGCTGGCACAGCAGGTAGGCAGCCAGGCCATCATCAACACGATGCTGAACGGCATCCTCATCGGCAACATGGGTCTTGCTACCACCCTTGGCGTGATCAGCATGGTGCCTTCCATCTTCTTTGCGGCCTTCGGTGCAAAGTATGTGGGCAAAAATGGCAGCAAAAAGGGCATCGTGACCTGGACCTGCGTCAGCATGGCCATCGCCTCTGTGCTGTTCCTGTTCTTCATCTTTACCGACACTCATCAGATCGGTGTGATCGGCAGCTGGAACATGATCGTTTACGTCCTGCTGACTCTGTTGCAGAACGGTTCCATGATGTGCATTACCACCTCCAACACTTCTTACATGGCCGATACCATTGACTACGAGCTGGACCGCAGCGGCCGCTATATCCCGGCTGTCGTTTCTGGTACTTACAGTCTGGTGGACAAGCTCATCACCTCGGTGGCTGCTGTCATCGCCACCGGTGCGGTCGCCCTTCTGGGTTACACCACCACCATGCCCCAGCCCACGGATCCCTACACCAGCGGCATCTTCTGGATGACCCTTGCCATCAAGTTCGGTCTGCCCATGCTGGGCTGGGCCATCACCCTGATCGCCATGCTGGGCTGCCCGCTGACCAAGGAAGAAATGGTCAACGTCCAGAAGCGCATCGCAGATAAGAAAGAAGCCCTTCGTCATGAAGTAATTGCAGAACAGATGCAGTAA
- a CDS encoding TetR/AcrR family transcriptional regulator, which produces MDIRVKKTKRAIQKAFVALLREKPIEKITVKEIAERAEINKTTFYSHYETLDALTAEMERQTVQLVCDNMGGAQQLLDTPEAFVREMFANLQQATDYLGVVPASAMNRFTQHLRDAILEQIKLANMEPSQYENVGAILIFVMNGLSGLLNTDAKLAQKQIDVIAAVVANGVHGLHLSH; this is translated from the coding sequence ATGGATATCCGGGTCAAAAAAACGAAGCGTGCCATTCAGAAAGCGTTTGTTGCCCTGCTGCGGGAGAAGCCGATCGAAAAGATCACGGTCAAAGAAATTGCCGAACGGGCCGAGATCAACAAAACGACCTTTTATTCCCACTATGAAACGCTGGATGCCCTCACCGCCGAAATGGAGCGGCAAACGGTCCAGCTCGTCTGCGACAATATGGGCGGCGCACAGCAGCTGCTGGATACGCCGGAGGCTTTTGTGCGGGAGATGTTTGCTAATCTCCAGCAGGCGACCGATTATCTCGGTGTGGTTCCGGCATCCGCGATGAACCGCTTTACACAGCATCTGCGTGATGCGATACTGGAACAAATCAAACTCGCAAACATGGAACCATCCCAATATGAAAATGTCGGTGCGATCCTGATTTTTGTAATGAACGGTCTTTCCGGGCTTCTGAACACCGACGCAAAACTGGCACAAAAACAAATTGATGTGATCGCCGCCGTGGTTGCGAATGGTGTCCACGGTCTGCATCTTTCCCACTGA
- a CDS encoding helix-turn-helix domain-containing protein: MDVLQNMMLFSELVQCGGNVYTWCYDAQGKLLRSNCPDEAFLASAFELFGCKQRMLEHGDRDDVPVTLGTALGLLWGAAFEKEEGELKRVWVIGPVFYQDVTMRGIEEGLKYYSKLEISVAWTIQLYKALEKVPTLQNTIMNRYLLMMHYCLTGQRLELSSVNSSAAQDERLKSDAIPHDRHKIWMAEQGMLQMVRTGDLNYKQALSNSMSISAGVPVQSSDVLRQSKTSIIVFTSLVCRAAIEGGLSPEEAYSLGDSYIQTAEAAKSLDELSPLAMMMYDDFIRRVHKHRTNPNLSMQIQKCVDYIEMNLDKKIVAEDLAALVGYTEYYLTHKFKEETGLSVTNYVKFAKVERAKVLLKSTTLSVREISEQLGFATRNYFSAVFQKVTGKTPMEFRET; encoded by the coding sequence ATGGATGTTCTCCAGAATATGATGCTGTTTTCCGAGCTTGTCCAGTGCGGCGGAAATGTATATACATGGTGCTATGATGCACAGGGGAAGCTCTTGCGGAGCAACTGCCCGGACGAGGCATTTCTTGCCAGTGCATTTGAACTGTTCGGCTGCAAACAGCGGATGCTGGAGCATGGGGATCGGGACGATGTACCTGTTACCTTGGGGACGGCATTGGGTCTTTTGTGGGGCGCAGCCTTTGAAAAGGAAGAGGGAGAACTGAAGCGTGTCTGGGTCATCGGGCCGGTGTTCTATCAGGATGTGACAATGCGCGGGATCGAGGAAGGGCTGAAATATTACAGCAAGCTGGAGATCAGTGTGGCATGGACGATCCAGCTTTACAAAGCCCTTGAAAAAGTTCCTACCCTGCAAAACACCATTATGAACCGCTATCTGCTGATGATGCACTACTGCCTGACCGGGCAGCGGCTGGAGCTGAGCAGTGTGAACAGCAGTGCAGCACAGGACGAACGGCTGAAAAGCGATGCCATTCCCCATGACCGCCATAAGATCTGGATGGCGGAGCAGGGAATGCTGCAAATGGTCCGCACCGGAGACCTGAATTACAAGCAGGCACTTTCCAACAGTATGAGCATAAGCGCAGGCGTGCCGGTGCAGAGCAGCGATGTTCTGCGCCAGAGTAAGACTTCCATCATCGTGTTCACCTCGCTGGTGTGCCGTGCCGCCATTGAGGGCGGTCTTTCCCCGGAGGAGGCGTACTCGCTGGGGGACAGCTACATTCAGACGGCAGAAGCGGCAAAATCGTTGGATGAACTGAGCCCGCTTGCAATGATGATGTACGATGATTTCATTCGGCGTGTCCACAAACACCGGACGAACCCCAACCTCAGTATGCAGATCCAGAAATGTGTGGATTATATCGAGATGAATCTGGACAAAAAGATCGTGGCGGAAGATCTTGCCGCTCTGGTGGGCTACACGGAATACTACCTCACCCATAAATTCAAGGAAGAAACGGGTCTGAGCGTCACGAACTATGTGAAGTTTGCAAAGGTCGAACGCGCGAAGGTTCTGCTGAAAAGCACAACGCTCAGCGTCCGGGAAATTTCCGAGCAGCTTGGCTTTGCCACCCGCAATTATTTCAGCGCAGTCTTTCAAAAGGTCACCGGAAAAACACCTATGGAGTTCCGGGAAACATAA
- a CDS encoding SDR family NAD(P)-dependent oxidoreductase, translating into MDFNSVKGKVAIVTGASRGIGRAIAECFGENGMKVVCAARSAEQGRAVADGICAKGGDAIFIQTDCSKASAIKELVDKTVTHYGKLDGVVSNAGIGMGGTPLHEYEVEDYEKIFSLNSEGVFAGMKYGAKAILKSHSEGGFLINVASVAGLVPQRGQALYSATKFGVVGMTRAAALDYAEYGITVNAICPGYTRTSIFGDAPAAAMDFFAADCPAKRMGDPEECAALALFLASGLARYITGAAIPVDGALSAGHQSISSWKHPEILTGGKLNSQSTIAALMENEAAKAIVEQYLPGFADNQQAKAAYGMTFGKIGPMLGLPETVLKALLDALDNL; encoded by the coding sequence ATGGATTTTAACAGTGTCAAAGGTAAAGTGGCCATCGTCACCGGCGCAAGCCGTGGCATCGGCCGGGCCATTGCCGAGTGCTTTGGCGAAAACGGCATGAAGGTGGTCTGTGCAGCCCGCAGTGCAGAACAGGGGCGGGCTGTGGCAGATGGCATCTGCGCCAAGGGCGGCGATGCCATCTTTATCCAGACCGATTGCAGCAAGGCTTCTGCCATCAAAGAACTGGTGGATAAGACGGTGACGCACTACGGCAAGCTGGATGGCGTTGTCAGCAACGCAGGCATCGGCATGGGCGGCACACCGTTGCATGAGTATGAGGTAGAGGATTACGAGAAGATCTTCTCCCTGAACAGCGAGGGCGTCTTTGCCGGGATGAAGTACGGCGCCAAGGCCATCCTCAAGAGCCACAGCGAAGGCGGATTCCTCATCAATGTGGCATCGGTGGCGGGTCTTGTGCCCCAGCGTGGACAGGCGCTGTACAGTGCCACCAAGTTCGGCGTGGTCGGCATGACCCGCGCAGCGGCACTGGATTACGCAGAATACGGCATTACCGTCAACGCTATCTGTCCTGGCTACACCAGAACCAGCATTTTCGGGGATGCACCGGCTGCGGCCATGGACTTCTTTGCAGCCGACTGCCCGGCAAAGCGGATGGGCGACCCGGAGGAGTGCGCTGCATTGGCACTTTTCCTTGCCAGCGGTCTGGCACGGTACATCACCGGTGCAGCCATCCCGGTGGACGGCGCACTGTCTGCCGGACACCAGAGCATCAGCAGCTGGAAGCACCCGGAAATTTTGACCGGCGGCAAGCTGAACAGCCAGAGCACGATTGCAGCGCTGATGGAAAACGAGGCCGCAAAAGCCATCGTGGAGCAGTACCTGCCCGGTTTTGCCGATAACCAGCAGGCAAAAGCTGCCTACGGCATGACATTTGGCAAGATCGGCCCTATGCTGGGGCTGCCGGAAACGGTGCTGAAAGCACTGCTGGATGCGCTGGACAACCTGTGA